A genomic segment from Thermoplasmata archaeon encodes:
- a CDS encoding DUF998 domain-containing protein encodes MSERTSLGQRIGAILIAVAAIQFVGAMAWVQTGYPGYSLTQNYISDLGNTSSSPLHVIFNVSIVLLGLLAIVGIALSWGAFPRGGSRPVGLLLLLLASVAAIVVGFFPENVNGTIHDTASDLVFVPGGIALVVLSFGMRRPTWWTPMRWPSLVLGAIMLASILYYAPTQMTNSTADPGLIERFIVVPLLIWAVAVSVLILRRPSWPRLVRA; translated from the coding sequence GTGTCGGAGCGAACGAGCCTCGGCCAGCGCATCGGGGCGATCCTGATCGCGGTCGCAGCGATCCAGTTCGTCGGGGCGATGGCCTGGGTGCAAACCGGCTACCCCGGTTACTCGCTGACCCAGAACTACATCAGCGATCTCGGCAACACGAGCAGCTCGCCGCTCCACGTGATCTTCAACGTGTCGATCGTCCTGCTCGGTCTCCTCGCGATCGTCGGGATCGCCCTGAGCTGGGGCGCGTTCCCCCGCGGCGGCTCGCGCCCCGTCGGTTTACTGCTGCTGCTGCTGGCGAGCGTCGCGGCGATCGTGGTCGGCTTCTTCCCGGAGAACGTGAACGGCACGATCCACGACACGGCCTCCGACCTCGTGTTCGTCCCGGGCGGGATCGCGCTCGTGGTCCTCTCCTTCGGCATGCGACGCCCGACGTGGTGGACGCCGATGCGGTGGCCCTCCCTGGTCCTCGGTGCGATCATGCTCGCGTCGATCCTCTACTACGCGCCGACCCAGATGACCAACTCGACCGCCGATCCCGGCCTCATCGAGCGGTTCATCGTCGTGCCGCTGCTCATCTGGGCCGTGGCGGTCAGCGTGCTCATCCTCCGGCGGCCGAGTTGGCCGCGCCTCGTCCGCGCCTAG
- a CDS encoding FAD-dependent oxidoreductase, which yields MAADAGSGPIVVLGAGYAGLGLVQAIDRLARGRAPLVLVDRHPLHVLRTELYEVGRLAREGGDARSFSVPLADVLDRTSVRFRQGELRSIDLAGRTVALDTGTLDFGSLAICVGNVAAYYGVPGAAEHTHQVYRLSGAQRLAAALREVERRSSALPGEARPRVVVIGGGSTGTELASEIATTDWSRIVGASARPPDVFLLTGALPFLAGLPPAVIARAAETLRRVGVTVVRGYNVTRVEPQRISMADGSSLACDLAVWCAGLEAPPVVGALAVPHGRAGRLAVAPTLEVPAWPGIFAIGDVVELRDPVTGALVPSTAQAARAEARVAAKNILARRADRPLVPFRYRERGLIVALGRGRAAGAVQHVTIWGSPAAVLKRIVEREYAGRVGRGEPPRLV from the coding sequence GTGGCCGCGGACGCGGGGAGCGGACCGATCGTGGTCCTCGGCGCCGGCTACGCCGGGCTCGGCCTGGTGCAGGCGATCGACCGTCTCGCGCGGGGCCGAGCGCCGCTCGTGCTCGTCGACCGCCATCCGCTGCACGTGCTGCGGACGGAGCTCTACGAGGTCGGGCGCCTCGCCCGGGAGGGCGGGGACGCGCGATCGTTCTCGGTGCCGCTCGCCGACGTGCTGGACCGCACCTCGGTCCGCTTCCGGCAGGGCGAGCTACGGTCGATCGACCTCGCGGGCCGGACGGTCGCGCTCGACACCGGGACCCTCGATTTCGGCTCGCTGGCGATCTGCGTCGGCAACGTCGCCGCCTACTACGGGGTCCCGGGCGCCGCCGAGCACACCCACCAGGTCTACCGGCTCTCGGGCGCCCAGCGCCTCGCGGCGGCGCTGCGGGAGGTCGAGCGGCGGTCCTCCGCCCTTCCCGGCGAGGCGCGGCCCCGGGTGGTCGTCATCGGAGGCGGCTCGACCGGCACCGAGCTGGCGTCGGAGATCGCGACGACCGACTGGAGCCGCATCGTCGGAGCGTCGGCGCGCCCGCCCGACGTCTTCCTGCTCACCGGGGCCCTGCCGTTCCTGGCCGGCCTTCCGCCGGCCGTCATCGCGCGCGCGGCCGAGACGCTCCGGCGCGTCGGCGTCACGGTCGTTCGCGGCTACAACGTGACGCGGGTCGAGCCGCAGCGGATCTCGATGGCGGACGGCTCGAGCCTCGCCTGCGATCTCGCCGTCTGGTGCGCCGGCCTGGAGGCGCCCCCGGTCGTCGGCGCGCTGGCGGTGCCGCACGGCCGCGCGGGCCGGCTCGCGGTCGCGCCGACCCTGGAGGTGCCGGCCTGGCCCGGGATCTTCGCGATCGGGGACGTCGTCGAGCTGAGGGATCCCGTGACCGGCGCCCTCGTGCCCAGCACCGCTCAGGCGGCCCGGGCGGAGGCGCGGGTCGCCGCCAAGAATATCCTCGCGCGTCGGGCGGATCGGCCGCTGGTGCCGTTCCGCTATCGCGAACGCGGCCTGATCGTGGCGCTCGGCCGGGGGCGGGCCGCCGGCGCGGTGCAGCACGTCACGATCTGGGGCAGCCCGGCGGCCGTGCTCAAGCGGATCGTGGAGCGGGAGTACGCGGGCCGGGTCGGACGGGGCGAGCCGCCGCGACTCGTCTAG
- a CDS encoding NDP-sugar synthase, with product MKALVLIGGFGTRLRPITYAVPKQLIPIAGKPLLYHVLDLLPADVEEVVLATGYKAEEIAGYVRAHPLRWPVRTVPEAEPLGTGGGMRHAGDGMSDPFFLLNSDVIASADLAALRAAHAARTGVGTMALFEVDDPRPYGVAALGPDDRITAFVEKPEPKDAPSRWINAGLAIWGRPALDAVPPGRPVSFEREVVPGLLERGVYGFRFSGYWDDAGTPERLLHAQRLLFDDHRGGPGGVPRGAFGTGPVSALAGARAAGASFGRYVTLGEGAVVEAGAHVENSVLMDGVHIARDATVRGSILGPGVRVGAGREVTGQVLGEGAEV from the coding sequence ATGAAGGCGCTGGTCCTCATCGGCGGCTTCGGCACGCGACTGCGGCCGATCACCTACGCGGTGCCCAAGCAGCTGATCCCGATCGCCGGCAAGCCGCTCCTGTACCATGTCCTCGACCTGCTGCCGGCCGACGTCGAGGAGGTCGTGCTGGCGACCGGCTACAAGGCCGAGGAGATCGCCGGGTACGTGCGGGCCCATCCGCTGCGTTGGCCGGTGCGCACCGTGCCCGAGGCGGAGCCGCTCGGGACCGGCGGCGGGATGCGCCACGCAGGGGACGGGATGTCCGACCCGTTCTTCCTCCTCAACTCCGACGTGATCGCCTCCGCGGACCTCGCCGCCCTGCGCGCCGCGCACGCCGCGCGAACGGGCGTCGGGACGATGGCGCTCTTCGAGGTCGACGACCCGCGCCCGTACGGCGTCGCCGCCCTCGGGCCCGACGACCGGATCACCGCCTTCGTCGAGAAGCCGGAGCCGAAGGACGCGCCGTCGCGCTGGATCAACGCGGGGCTGGCGATCTGGGGCCGCCCGGCGCTGGACGCCGTCCCGCCGGGACGGCCGGTGAGCTTCGAGCGCGAGGTCGTCCCCGGGCTTCTCGAGCGGGGCGTGTACGGGTTCCGCTTCTCGGGGTACTGGGACGATGCCGGGACGCCGGAGCGCCTGCTCCACGCCCAGCGCCTGCTCTTCGATGACCACCGGGGGGGCCCGGGCGGCGTACCCCGGGGGGCGTTCGGCACCGGGCCGGTCAGCGCCCTCGCGGGCGCCCGCGCCGCGGGCGCTTCCTTCGGACGGTACGTGACCCTCGGCGAGGGCGCGGTCGTCGAGGCGGGCGCGCACGTCGAGAACTCGGTGCTGATGGACGGGGTGCACATCGCGCGCGACGCCACGGTCCGCGGATCGATCCTCGGACCCGGCGTGAGGGTCGGCGCGGGACGCGAGGTGACCGGCCAGGTGCTCGGCGAGGGCGCGGAGGTCTAG
- a CDS encoding alcohol dehydrogenase catalytic domain-containing protein, whose protein sequence is MRFGHLAPGGGVEVSDVPAPTAGPGEVVVSLAACGVCGTDLEKLRGRYRSAGVLGHEPVGRVADRGSGVEGLALGQRVFVHHHVPCYACEVCARGDLTFCPTFSRTNIDPGGFAEAFRVPRENVDRGAVLPLDDRISWDVGALLEPAGCALTALRRVGLPPQGSVFVLGLGPVGLLYARLARALGAGWVGGSEIAPRRRQAAESGGIDAVVDPRTPGAIAAAVDRATDGRGVDLAVVATGAPAVVRQATEIVRRAGTVNLFGLPEPESRLDGDLQSLYLRGVRLVPSYATTEPDIAEVHRLAASGQLPLEDLVTHRIPLERIEEAFDLARRPETAVKVVVTGPAS, encoded by the coding sequence ATGAGGTTCGGGCATCTCGCGCCGGGCGGCGGCGTCGAGGTCTCCGACGTGCCGGCGCCGACGGCCGGCCCCGGCGAGGTGGTCGTCTCGCTCGCGGCCTGCGGCGTCTGCGGCACCGACCTGGAGAAGCTGCGGGGGCGCTACCGCTCCGCGGGCGTCCTCGGCCACGAGCCCGTGGGGCGGGTCGCCGATCGGGGCAGCGGGGTCGAGGGGCTCGCCCTGGGCCAGCGGGTCTTCGTGCACCACCATGTCCCGTGCTATGCCTGCGAGGTGTGCGCGCGCGGCGACCTGACGTTCTGCCCGACCTTCTCGCGCACGAACATCGATCCCGGAGGCTTCGCCGAGGCGTTCCGCGTCCCCCGCGAGAACGTCGATCGCGGCGCCGTGCTGCCGCTGGACGATCGGATCAGCTGGGACGTGGGCGCGCTGCTCGAGCCGGCCGGATGCGCGCTCACCGCCCTTCGAAGGGTCGGACTGCCGCCGCAGGGCTCGGTGTTCGTACTCGGCCTCGGTCCGGTGGGCCTTCTCTACGCCCGCCTCGCGCGCGCGCTCGGGGCGGGCTGGGTCGGCGGCAGCGAGATCGCACCGCGGCGCCGTCAGGCAGCCGAGTCGGGCGGGATCGACGCCGTCGTCGATCCCCGGACACCGGGCGCCATCGCCGCCGCGGTGGATCGGGCGACCGATGGCCGCGGCGTCGATCTCGCGGTCGTGGCGACCGGGGCCCCGGCCGTCGTGCGCCAGGCCACCGAGATCGTGCGGCGCGCGGGCACCGTGAACCTGTTCGGGCTCCCCGAGCCCGAGAGCCGGCTCGACGGCGACCTGCAGTCGCTGTACCTGCGCGGGGTGCGGCTCGTTCCCTCGTACGCGACCACCGAGCCGGACATCGCCGAAGTCCATCGGCTCGCGGCCTCGGGGCAGCTCCCGCTCGAGGACCTCGTGACGCATCGCATCCCGCTCGAGCGTATCGAAGAGGCGTTCGACCTCGCGCGTCGGCCCGAGACGGCGGTCAAGGTCGTCGTGACGGGGCCGGCGAGCTGA
- a CDS encoding acetyl ornithine aminotransferase family protein — MLRTPIPGPKALALIARDRAALMTTTRVAPIVADSGDGMWITDVDGNRLLDFSAGVAVNALGYAHPEVVRAVRDQVGRLSHFAGTDYYYEVQVRLAERLAGIAPGAFPKKVFFTNSGTESAEAALKIARWHRQRPIVLGLLGSFHGRSMGALSLTSSKPVQRARYAPFVGGGHHIPAPYCYRCPYQLEYPSCDLYCAKILKELYFETSIPPDDVAAMIVEPVLGEGGYVVPPKGWHPTIKSILDEHGILFIDDEVQAGMGRTGRWFAIEHHGVVPDIVTMAKALGGGLPMGAVVVRADLDFPVAGAHSSTFGGNPVAARAALATLDVLEKDRLLDNARLQGDYLLGRLRELQARHEEIGDVRGLGLLTATEFVRDRSTKAPAPRFRDRVIEESYRRGLILLPCGRSTIRYIPPLIVQRAEIDEAIEIVDAAIGAARARE, encoded by the coding sequence GTGCTCCGGACCCCGATCCCCGGTCCGAAGGCGCTCGCGCTGATCGCCCGCGATCGTGCCGCGCTCATGACCACGACCCGGGTCGCGCCGATCGTGGCCGACTCCGGGGACGGCATGTGGATCACGGACGTGGACGGCAACCGGCTCCTCGACTTCTCGGCCGGGGTCGCGGTGAACGCGCTCGGCTACGCCCACCCCGAGGTCGTTCGCGCCGTGCGCGACCAGGTCGGCCGGCTCAGCCACTTTGCCGGCACCGACTACTACTACGAGGTCCAGGTGCGGCTCGCCGAGCGCCTCGCGGGGATCGCCCCCGGCGCGTTCCCCAAGAAGGTGTTCTTCACCAACAGCGGCACCGAGAGCGCCGAGGCCGCGCTGAAGATCGCCCGCTGGCATCGTCAGCGCCCCATCGTGCTCGGTCTGCTGGGCTCCTTCCACGGCCGATCGATGGGCGCGCTCTCGCTGACGAGCTCGAAGCCGGTGCAACGCGCCCGCTACGCGCCGTTCGTCGGCGGCGGCCACCACATCCCGGCACCGTACTGCTACCGGTGCCCGTACCAGCTCGAGTACCCGAGCTGCGACCTCTACTGCGCCAAGATCCTGAAGGAGCTCTACTTCGAGACGTCGATCCCGCCGGACGACGTCGCGGCGATGATCGTCGAACCCGTCCTGGGCGAGGGTGGCTACGTCGTGCCGCCGAAGGGCTGGCACCCGACGATCAAGTCGATCCTCGACGAGCACGGCATCCTGTTCATCGACGACGAGGTGCAGGCGGGGATGGGACGCACCGGCCGGTGGTTCGCGATCGAGCACCACGGGGTCGTGCCGGATATCGTCACGATGGCCAAGGCCCTCGGGGGCGGGCTGCCGATGGGAGCGGTCGTCGTGCGCGCCGACCTCGACTTCCCCGTCGCGGGCGCGCACTCGAGCACGTTCGGGGGCAACCCGGTCGCGGCGCGGGCGGCGCTCGCGACGCTCGACGTGCTCGAGAAGGACCGCCTCCTGGACAACGCGCGCCTCCAGGGCGACTACCTGCTCGGCCGTCTGCGCGAGCTGCAGGCGCGCCACGAGGAGATCGGCGACGTGCGCGGCCTGGGGCTCCTCACGGCGACCGAGTTCGTGCGCGACCGCTCGACGAAGGCGCCGGCGCCCCGGTTCCGCGACCGCGTCATCGAGGAGAGCTACCGGCGGGGCCTGATCCTGTTGCCGTGCGGACGCTCGACGATCCGCTACATCCCACCGCTGATCGTGCAGCGCGCCGAGATCGACGAGGCGATCGAGATCGTCGACGCCGCGATCGGCGCGGCGCGCGCCCGGGAATGA